TTCTGGGGTGCCTTCTTCCGGGGAAAAGGGGGGGCGGGTATTGGGATTCGGGAGGTTCATCCTCCCATAGTTCGAATCAGTGATGATCTCAAGGGAGATGCCGTAGAGAGACCAAATAATCACTTTAATATATCAATCAACGAAAATAGAATCCAATGGACCTTTTTCCAGGAATCTATGAACAGGTAATAAATGAATACCTCCAATCAAAACTCTCCTCCCTCAGACCAGATCAAAAACCCTTCACAGATACCATAAAACACTATGATCCTCAGGCCATTCTGTCCCGCTATATTCGCACAATAACCGAAAACGCCCGATAGTGTAACGAATCTTCTGTAAAAATAATTTGGCCCTGAATCCAACCTAGATTTGCAGAAAGGAGAAACAGGGCCATGGATCCCTTAGCGTTAATCGAAGATTATCTTTCCGATAATGAGAATGGCATGAAGACCCTCATCATCTGGTTCCTCAACCAGGTGATGCTGCTCGAAGCCCTCCACCAGGCGGGAGCCGAGCAGTATGAACGAACCGATGCGCGGAAGGCTCACCGAAACGGCTACAAGAAGCGATCTCTGAAAACCCGATATGGAGAAACGATCCTCCAGAAACCGCAGTTCCGAGAGTTCCCCTTCGAAACACAGGTATTTGGACGCTATTCCCGGGTTGAGAAGGCTCTTGAGAATGCTATCTTTGAATCCTACCTTCAGGGAGTCTCAACCCGCCGGATCCAGGAGATTGTTGCTCATTTTGGCATCGAACAACTCTCTCCTGCTTCAGTATCCAGGATAGCAAAGGACCTCGATGAACAGGTCCATGCATTCCTTCAGAGGCCGATTGAACAGGAGATTCCCTATCTCTTTGTGGATGCTTCGTACTACAAAGTCAGAGAGGGACCACGGTACATCACCAAAGCTCTTCTGGTGATCGCCGGTGTTCGAATGGATGGCTACCGGGAAATCCTGGGAGCTAGAATCACTGATTGTGAAAATGAGATGTTCTGGTCGGGATTGTTCGAAGACCTCAAAGAACGAGGATTGGTGGGTGTCAAGATGGTTGTCTCAGATGGTCATGCCGGGATCCAGAAGGCGGCGGAAGCCGCCTTCCTCGGCGCATCGTGGCAGATGTGCTCGGTCCATTGCACCCGGGCGGTTTTAAAGAATATTCCACGGAAACATCAGAAAGAAGTTGCTGAGTCCTTGAAGGAGGCATATGGGGACGAGGAAAGACTTCAGCAGC
Above is a window of Methanofollis tationis DNA encoding:
- a CDS encoding IS256 family transposase — translated: MDPLALIEDYLSDNENGMKTLIIWFLNQVMLLEALHQAGAEQYERTDARKAHRNGYKKRSLKTRYGETILQKPQFREFPFETQVFGRYSRVEKALENAIFESYLQGVSTRRIQEIVAHFGIEQLSPASVSRIAKDLDEQVHAFLQRPIEQEIPYLFVDASYYKVREGPRYITKALLVIAGVRMDGYREILGARITDCENEMFWSGLFEDLKERGLVGVKMVVSDGHAGIQKAAEAAFLGASWQMCSVHCTRAVLKNIPRKHQKEVAESLKEAYGDEERLQQLADDLNERGYRKAANTIERFIPGLMSYTAFPKEHAKRIRTTNMMERVNKELKRRTKVVGAFPNEESLLRLAGSILMDINEEWVTGRRYLTMEGE